One Lycium barbarum isolate Lr01 chromosome 5, ASM1917538v2, whole genome shotgun sequence genomic window carries:
- the LOC132641043 gene encoding mitochondrial import inner membrane translocase subunit TIM17-2-like, with product MATPETSREPCPDRILDDLGGAFGMGAVGGSAFHFIKGLYNSPKGERLIGGTQAVRMNAPRIGGSFAVWGGLFSVFDCSMVYVRQKEDPWNSIFAGAATGGFLQMRQGVRAASRSAVFGGVLLALIEGAGIMLNKAMVAPQEAPIFVDDPLGLPGGPSVHGNQVPQEENASSSSWFGGGWFGQGKKEEEKKSGGGSSKVEILESFDSPMPPTFEFK from the coding sequence ATGGCAACACCAGAAACATCACGAGAACCATGTCCAGACCGCATCCTAGACGATCTCGGTGGTGCATTCGGTATGGGTGCAGTAGGCGGTTCCGCATTCCACTTCATTAAAGGGCTCTACAATTCACCTAAAGGCGAGCGCTTAATCGGTGGCACACAAGCTGTTCGTATGAATGCACCTAGGATTGGTGGTAGTTTCGCTGTATGGGGTGGTTTGTTCTCAGTATTTGATTGTAGTATGGTTTATGTTAGACAAAAAGAAGATCCTTGGAACTCTATTTTTGCAGGTGCTGCTACTGGTGGGTTTCTTCAGATGAGACAAGGTGTAAGGGCTGCTTCAAGGTCTGCGGTTTTTGGTGGGGTTCTTCTTGCGCTTATTGAAGGTGCTGGTATTATGTTGAATAAAGCTATGGTTGCTCCACAAGAAGCTCCTATTTTTGTTGATGATCCTTTAGGGCTACCTGGTGGGCCCTCTGTTCATGGTAATCAGGTTCCACAAGAAGAAAACGCGTCGTCGTCCTCGTGGTTTGGAGGAGGGTGGTTTGGTCAAGGAAAGAAAGAGGAAGAGAAGAAGAGTGGTGGTGGATCATCAAAAGTGgagattttggagagttttgaTTCACCTATGCCTCCCACTtttgaatttaagtga
- the LOC132641042 gene encoding uncharacterized protein LOC132641042 — protein MLKQFHTSKPQSLLVVCQPTLLKHNFTLKSLSISNCVSKKTQTHDFNRLLSPRTLVLFSNKPTSKKWNLETSMNFSCGFHPSITARSFSTSDNGKIVQGSEKSLPWLAKDKAKQTKRPEKVVVNKSSWEESAEKFLKSGVSAAKSVEFKRNEDRRDNYRGRTYSGEENDEGEMEEVDNPRWDKIKSRLSRINVRPGSDRPEVRRWNNQDSWGKKTWKEATESNLPRMVGEGIYGVGPVLAALSAGRREFYGLYIQEGLDLSGNNRKKKDKKGFERVLRMAEKVGLGKNEVSKHDLNMISDNRPHQGLLLDASPLEMVGIKELEPVSIEEESTPLWVALDEVTDPQNLGAIIRSAYFFGASGIVLCAKNSAPLSGVVSKASAGSLELMELRSCKNMMQFQTSSAENGWRVLGGSVSSRAVALHEIVPGAPTILVLGSEGTGLRPLVERSCTELVRIPGNIPVDIIAGEDEDAVDAEKDNSFSGQNFRSFMAVESLNVSVAAGVLLHHLIGSKNN, from the coding sequence ATGCTAAAACAGTTTCACACCTCAAAGCCACAATCTTTACTAGTTGTATGCCAACCCACGCTTCTAAAGCACAATTTTACGTTGAAATCTTTGAGCATTTCTAATTGTGTTAGCAAGAAAACGCAAACCCATGATTTTAATCGCTTATTAAGCCCAAGAACTTTAGTCCTTTTCAGCAATAAACCCACTTCTAAAAAATGGAACTTAGAAACATCTATGAATTTTTCATGTGGGTTTCACCCTTCTATTACTGCTAGAAGTTTTTCAACTTCAGATAATGGGAAAATAGTACAAGGCAGTGAAAAGAGTCTTCCTTGGCTTGCAAAAGATAAAGCCAAACAAACTAAAAGACCTGAAAAAGTGGTTGTAAATAAGTCTTCTTGGGAGGAATCGGCTGAGAAGTTCTTGAAAAGCGGTGTTTCTGCTGCGAAGAGCGTAGAATTTAAGAGAAATGAGGATAGACGAGACAATTATCGGGGAAGGACTTATAGTGGGGAAGAAAATGATGAAGGAGAAATGGAGGAAGTGGATAATCCGAGATGGGATAAGATTAAGAGCAGGTTAAGTCGGATTAATGTAAGACCGGGGTCTGATAGGCCGGAGGTTAGAAGGTGGAACAATCAAGATAGTTGGGGTAAAAAGACGTGGAAAGAGGCGACTGAATCTAACCTACCGAGAATGGTTGGTGAGGGAATTTACGGTGTTGGTCCTGTTTTAGCTGCATTATCAGCTGGAAGAAGGGAATTTTATGGTCTGTATATTCAGGAAGGGTTGGATTTGAGTGGGAATAACAggaagaagaaggataagaaagGGTTTGAGAGAGTTTTGAGGATGGCGGAAAAAGTTGGATTAGGTAAAAATGAGGTATCTAAACATGACCTGAATATGATTAGTGATAACAGGCCCCATCAGGGACTTCTCCTCGATGCTTCTCCATTGGAAATGGTTGGTATTAAGGAATTAGAACCTGTTTCAATTGAGGAAGAGAGCACTCCTCTTTGGGTTGCTTTGGATGAGGTTACTGATCCTCAGAATTTGGGTGCAATTATACGGTCTGCTTACTTTTTCGGAGCTTCTGGGATTGTGTTGTGTGCTAAGAACTCAGCACCAttgagtggagtagtgagcaaaGCAAGTGCGGGCTCACTTGAATTAATGGAGCTGAGGTCTTGCAAGAATATGATGCAATTCCAAACGTCTTCAGCAGAAAATGGATGGCGGGTCCTAGGTGGTTCTGTTTCATCTAGAGCTGTTGCATTGCATGAGATTGTGCCAGGTGCTCCTACAATCCTTGTTTTGGGAAGTGAAGGCACTGGTCTGAGGCCATTGGTGGAGAGGTCATGTACTGAATTAGTTAGAATTCCGGGAAATATCCCTGTCGATATAATTGCTGGAGAAGACGAGGATGCAGTGGATGCCGAGAAAGATAATAGTTTTTCAGGTCAGAACTTTAGATCCTTTATGGCTGTCGAAAGCTTGAATGTAAGTGTTGCAGCGGGTGTGCTTCTACATCACTTGATTGGTAGCAAAAACAACTAA